One Manihot esculenta cultivar AM560-2 chromosome 18, M.esculenta_v8, whole genome shotgun sequence genomic window carries:
- the LOC110606588 gene encoding tubby-like F-box protein 8, producing the protein MSFRSIVRDVRDGFGSLSRRSFDLRLTGHHRGKSHSSVNELNDQPVVIQNSRWASLPPELLRDVIKRLEASESAWPARKHVVACAAVCRSWREMCKEIVTGPEFSGKITFPVSLKQPGSRDGTIQCFIKRDKSNLTYHLFLCLSPALLVENGKFLLSAKRTRRTTCTEYVISMDADNISRSSSTYIGKLRSNFLGTKFIIYDTQPPYNNAQLSPPGRSKRFYSKKVSPKVPTGSYNIAQVTYELNVLGTRGPRRMHCTMHSIPASSLEPGGFVPGQPELLPRSLEDSFRSISFSKSIDHSTEFSSARFSDIVGPRDGEDEGKERPLILRNKAPRWHEQLQCWCLNFRGRVTVASVKNFQLIAATQPAAGAPTPSQPAQSDHDKIILQFGKVGKDMFTMDYRYPLSAFQAFAICLSSFDTKLACE; encoded by the exons ATGTCATTCCGCAGTATAGTTCGTGATGTGAGGGATGGGTTTGGGAGTTTGTCAAGGCGGAGTTTTGATCTGAGGCTGACAGGCCATCACAGAGGGAAATCTCATAGCTCGGTAAATGAGTTGAATGACCAGCCTGTGGTCATCCAGAATAGTCGTTGGGCTAGCCTCCCGCCTGAGTTGCTGCGTGATGTGATCAAGAGATTGGAGGCAAGTGAGAGCGCTTGGCCTGCTCGGAAGCATGTTGTTGCCTGTGCTGCCGTGTGCAGGTCATGGAGGGAAATGTGTAAAGAAATAGTCACAGGTCCTGAGTTCTCGGGGAAGATTACCTTTCCAGTTTCCCTGAAGCAG CCAGGGTCCAGGGATGGAACCATTCAGTGCTTTATTAAGAGGGACAAGTCAAACTTAACTTATCATCTTTTCCTTTGCCTTAGCCCTG CCTTGCTTGTTGAAAATGGGAAATTTCTACTGTCTGCAAAACGAACCCGGAGAACTACTTGCACAGAGTATGTAATCTCAATGGATGCAGATAACATATCAAGATCAAGCAGCACTTATATTGGAAAACTGAG GTCAAATTTTCTAGGTACCAAATTCATAATTTATGATACACAGCCCCCTTACAACAATGCTCAACTTTCCCCACCTGGCCGGAGTAAAAGATTCTATTCAAAAAAAGTATCCCCAAAGGTACCCACTGGTAGCTACAACATTGCTCAGGTTACATATGAGCTGAATGTATTGGGCACGAGGGGTCCACGTAGAATGCACTGCACAATGCACTCAATCCCTGCCTCATCCCTTGAGCCAGGCGGTTTCGTCCCAGGCCAACCTGAGCTCCTGCCACGTTCCCTTGAAGACTCATttaggagcatttccttctctAAATCAATCGATCATTCAACCGAGTTTAGCAGTGCCCGGTTTTCAGACATTGTTGGACCTCGAGACGGGGAAGATGAAGGGAAGGAGAGACCATTGATTCTCCGGAACAAGGCGCCAAGATGGCACGAGCAGTTACAATGTTGGTGCCTCAATTTCCGTGGAAGAGTAACTGTTGCCtctgtaaaaaattttcaactgATCGCAGCAACGCAACCGGCAGCTGGTGCACCAACACCGTCACAGCCAGCGCAGTCTGATCATGACAAGATAATTCTGCAGTTTGGTAAGGTTGGTAAGGATATGTTCACAATGGATTACCGGTATCCACTGTCTGCATTCCAGGCATTTGCTATCTGCTTGAGCAGCTTTGACACTAAACTGGCATGTGAATAG